In the genome of Williamwhitmania sp., the window ACTTCCATTTGTTCATATGGCCCCAAATTGTAACTATTACGAACATGAAGTTCTGATGCTTGTTTGCCATCCACAGCTTCTATTGAATAACTACCATACTCATCTTCTACAAGGAATGTTTTGGTTGGGGGTTTCATTTCAATCCTTCCATTTTCACCCAGAAAGGACAATCCTTTCCTTCCCTTTGTTTTGCTACAGAACGGGGCTGTTTCAAATAAGAACAGCGCCAGCGTCCGCCTTTATGCATATCTAAATGCTGGCAGGTTCGGCAGTTCTTTAATGGCTCCTCGTCATACTGGCAAAGCAAGTAATGATCACACCATTTGCATTCATACCAAGAGGCACCACCAATTCTTGCCAAAGGGAATTCAGAAAGAATAATGTCCTCGGCTCTGGCGAAATACTTCTCAGCAACTTCTTTATCATACCGAATGCGCTCATAATAGCGTTCATCATTGTCCTTGTTGACAACGACGAATAAAGTACGCTTTAATTTCAGCAGATGCATATAACATTGCACTTGAGCCCAATAATCAGGCTTCTTTTTTTCTACTCCTTCCTTTTTAATGCCATTAAAATTTGAATTGTTAGCAGTTTTCAGTTCTAATAAATGCTCGGTTTTTGGCGCATCAGGGACATTGGATACTGTTCCGTCGATATGACCTTTTATATGACCATATCCAGCGGTCATACCTTTCTGTCTATTTTTTACTTCGCAACCTGCAGCAATTAAATCCTTAATGATTATTGGTTCCTCACGATGACCACGGCTGAATAGCCGTTGCTGACGGGCTGTGATTTTTGATTCGGTTGTCCAGCGAAAACTATACCACAAATCGCGAGCACATGAACTCCCAATGCCACTGATGCCGAAGTAAGGACGTGGTTGTTGGACAATTGTTTGCTCTTCAATTGCTTCTTCTATCTTTAAAGTAAAGGCCTCTTTTGGGATTGCTACCATTACAATATCTCCTTCCATAATTTTAAAGCATCCATAGCTGTTTCTATCATTACTGGGGCGACTACAAACATCACCCAAATCCATACAATAATAACAAGGCCTAAAATTGATCGAAATACTATTTTTTCTAACATTGCTTCACCATTTCTTTGTACCAGTCACCTACTCTTTGAGCAGTCCCTCGAACAGATGAATCCCATATTCTTCCATGACCACTAATAAAATGGTAATGGTTTGGCATAAGTTTCAAATTTGGTTTCTTTTTTAAAATTTCCTTGTCTTTTAAAACTTTAATCATTTGATTTTACCTCCTTATTCAACGCATAGTTGTTATCATTAGTATAATACGGAGGGCCATAACAAGTACTTAATTCAAAGGGTTTTACATAATTATTAAAATCAATGGTTTTGTTAAGTTCGTATTCTCTCACTTCAAAAACATGGTAATCATCTTTTTCAAAATTCTTTGCTTCTATAAAACCATTCATGGCATCGATTTTATTGTCATATACCCCGACAATGCCTCTGTCATAAACTCCCATTCTAACGACAACAAATAATTCCATTTATTTCTCCTTCTTTTTAATTGTGCCCACTCGGTTTGTCACTCTCCTGCGGGATTTGAACCCGACCGATAGTTTACCTGTCGAGACATGGGCACAATAAGTTATTTTTGGCATAGGGCAGGATTCGAACCTGCAATTTTCCACTTGAGCGTATGCCATGCGAAATGTTATTTATCGCATCAATTCCGCCACCTATGCCAAACTTTATCCTATGCCCA includes:
- a CDS encoding YqaJ viral recombinase family protein, whose translation is MEGDIVMVAIPKEAFTLKIEEAIEEQTIVQQPRPYFGISGIGSSCARDLWYSFRWTTESKITARQQRLFSRGHREEPIIIKDLIAAGCEVKNRQKGMTAGYGHIKGHIDGTVSNVPDAPKTEHLLELKTANNSNFNGIKKEGVEKKKPDYWAQVQCYMHLLKLKRTLFVVVNKDNDERYYERIRYDKEVAEKYFARAEDIILSEFPLARIGGASWYECKWCDHYLLCQYDEEPLKNCRTCQHLDMHKGGRWRCSYLKQPRSVAKQREGKDCPFWVKMEGLK